Within Triticum dicoccoides isolate Atlit2015 ecotype Zavitan chromosome 1B, WEW_v2.0, whole genome shotgun sequence, the genomic segment AATCGACAATGCGTGTGAGTTACCTACTTCTACTTAATTACAAGATCCTTTGATCCTCAGGCGTGACAGATTGCTAGTGCATCGCGCTCAGGATCTTGTTCGCCGCACTGGTGTGATCTGTGTTGAGAGTTTTACACTTGATATCGACGAACAGGTATGCAGTTTGCCTCAGCTTCTGCTCGCTCCACCTCGGTCTGTGTGGATTGCATGCAGATCTGGATGTGGATCCAGGGTCGACAAAATCTGGGGCATTGACATACCACCAGACACAACGATCTCTGCCAAACGGCGCAGAAATATGTCAGCGCCTTTTCACATGTTCTGGAGCAGATTAACAGATAAGATAACGAGAGGATAGAGTTTAGGAGTTACCAATGCCTTCACGCACAGAAAGATTAGGCCTTATCACATCCTTCGAGTTCACCATGAAGATATCACCAATGTAGAGATGGTTGGTCGGCACATAGACACAGTAAAGGTCCTCTTGACCAGAATAGCTCTGTTATGACGTAACGAAGGGATATTACACATTCAGATGAGTCAAAGCTATAGCTTAAATCAGAGCAAATAACAGAATGGTTTGCAAAAGAAGCATTTATCATCCTTttgaatattccaaaaatattcgttTCCATCCTTTACAAGGTGAGTTGGTCAAATTTTGTGGTAAAACTGAATTTCAACATTCAACCATGCAAGGGTTCATGCCAGCGACTAAGATTACAAGGCAACATAACTGCATACTGAGCATAGAGAAAAATCATGAAAAATATATGTAAACCTGGTATAACAGTGAAAATCATTGGGAACTCGGTATAACAGTGAAGAGTATAGTAAACCTGGAGCGAGACTGATGAGGTAATGAATCCAAATGCATATTCCCCAATACGAGGATGTCGTATGATGACTGCCTCCTTGAATGCCTGTTTGTTTTGATCTGTAAAAAGAAACAAAAGTTAGTGCATAAGCTACTCTGCAGATTGAACATCATGATAACTGTGAATTTACCTGGCGATATAGCAGCACTAATTTGCTTGGATGCATTGTAGATGTGGCGCACAAGTGGCATGCGCTTGATGATCCATTCACCAATGCCAAGAACAGATGCTCCAACCCAAGATGACATGAAGACCCCAACGAAAAATATGAAAGTAACAGAAGTGATGAAGCCAAGACCTGGAGATTCAAATGAGTACAGTGGGAAAATAAGCTGGATAGGCAGTAAGCAtccttcttagcaatgaataagtTACAAAATAATAACTGATTTCAACTACTCAGTTTCATGTCATGTTTCACACATTTTTTGTACAGAAATTTAAGAATCTAATGACACGATAAACTAGAACTTAAAAAAATTATCAAATTATGCACCTAATTTCTAGGTTCAGCATACGAATTATGCAGACTGTATAATACACAGCAACAGACAAtaacatataatataataataacactacaGGATCAAACCCCAAAGTGGAAACAGGATGAAGGCAGTCATTTATTGAAGAAACTACAACATGACATCAAACCATCGAAGAAATTTGATATTTCAATACCAAAAGAAGTGGAGTAGTTTGCATACCAAAAATGTTGATACCCAATTGTGCATAGATTGGAGAGAAGAATCCATCAACAAAATGAATGAACCACCAGGTGAAGTAGAATGTTATCGCTATGGGGAAGAGAATCACACTGGCATTTTCTCAGAAAAGAACATCAAAACAGCATCAGTGCTTACGTGAAAATAAAATTTATATAACAGACGCAGGACAGCTGGTAATGGCTGCTGTGCATATTTACTGGTTATCGCAGAATAATGA encodes:
- the LOC119349123 gene encoding protein LIKE COV 1-like, with product MSSWVGASVLGIGEWIIKRMPLVRHIYNASKQISAAISPDQNKQAFKEAVIIRHPRIGEYAFGFITSSVSLQSYSGQEDLYCVYVPTNHLYIGDIFMVNSKDVIRPNLSVREGIEIVVSGGMSMPQILSTLDPHPDLHAIHTDRGGASRS